One part of the Lotus japonicus ecotype B-129 chromosome 2, LjGifu_v1.2 genome encodes these proteins:
- the LOC130737626 gene encoding uncharacterized protein LOC130737626: MLSSKHAFTTHPSTTATVLLFLLVTVAITPPTTTVLAGSHHVINFQSPSLYPESLAWDPNAQHFLVGSIRHRTISAVSDAGVVETLISDPSLPENVTILGITVDPRSNRVLAALHAMEPLPPFNALAAYDLRSRRRLFLTHLPSDPSEPKRPIANDVAVGPNGDAYVTNAAHNFIWKVNTNGEASIFSNSSRFTEFPVDRDSPYSFCGLNGIAYVSGGGYLLVDQSNTGKLFKVNADDGTARAVLLNENLKGADGVAVRRDGVVLVVSPEVNKLWFLKSNDGWGVGVVFDQIDLDEEGFPTTVVSRERDRSTYVLYGNFIEGVSGNSVREGFRIEEVRSPKEGEGENVWMYVMIGFGLAYFLYWRFQMGQLVKNMDKKVN; this comes from the coding sequence ATGCTCTCATCCAAACACGCCTTTACTACTCATCCcagcaccaccgccaccgtccTCCTCTTTCTCCTCGTCACCGTCGCAATCACACCGCCGACAACCACAGTCCTCGCCGGGAGCCACCACGTAATCAACTTCCAGTCACCCAGCCTCTACCCCGAATCCCTCGCGTGGGACCCAAACGCGCAGCACTTCCTTGTCGGATCCATCCGCCACCGCACCATCTCCGCCGTCTCCGACGCTGGCGTAGTCGAAACCCTCATCTCCGACCCCTCCCTCCCCGAAAACGTCACCATCCTAGGAATCACCGTCGATCCCCGCAGCAACCGCGTCCTCGCCGCCCTCCACGCCATGGAGCCGCTCCCTCCGTTCAACGCCCTCGCCGCCTACGACCTCCGCTCCCGCCGCCGCCTCTTCCTCACCCACCTCCCCTCCGATCCCTCCGAACCAAAACGCCCAATCGCAAACGACGTCGCAGTGGGCCCCAACGGCGACGCCTACGTCACCAACGCCGCCCACAACTTCATCTGGAAAGTCAACACCAACGGCGAGGCTTCAATCTTCTCAAACTCTTCAAGGTTCACGGAGTTCCCGGTGGACCGCGACTCACCGTACAGTTTCTGCGGCCTCAACGGCATCGCTTACGTCAGCGGCGGCGGTTACCTCTTGGTGGATCAATCCAACACGGGCAAGTTGTTCAAAGTCAATGCCGACGACGGCACGGCGAGGGCGGTGCTCTTGAACGAGAATCTTAAGGGTGCCGACGGCGTCGCGGTGAGGCGAGACGGCGTCGTTTTGGTGGTGTCGCCGGAAGTGAACAAGCTGTGGTTTCTGAAGAGCAATGATGGGTGGGGGGTGGGTGTGGTGTTTGACCAAATTGACCTTGACGAGGAAGGGTTTCCTACTACTGTTGTTTCGCGGGAGAGGGATAGGTCAACTTACGTGTTGTATGGGAACTTCATTGAGGGTGTTTCGGGAAATTCAGTGAGGGAGGGGTTTAGGATTGAGGAGGTGAGGTCTCCCAAGGAGGGAGAGGGTGAGAATGTTTGGATGTATGTGATGATTGGATTTGGGTTGGCTTATTTCTTGTATTGGAGGTTTCAGATGGGTCAGCTTGTCAAGAACATGGATAAGAAGGTCAATTAA